A single window of Leclercia adecarboxylata DNA harbors:
- a CDS encoding transcriptional regulator — MTRSLLTNETSELDLLDQRPFDQTDFDILKSYEAVVDGLAMLIGSHCEIVLHSLQDLKCSAIRIANGEHTGRKIGSPITDLALRMLHDMTGADSSVSKCYFTRAKSGVLMKSVTIAIRNRDHRVIGLLCINMNLDVPFSQIMNTFIPPETPDVGSSVNFASSVEDLVTQTLEFTIEEVNADRNVSNNAKNRQIVLNLYEKGIFDIKDAINQVADRLNISKHTVYLYIRQFKSGDFLGHEK; from the coding sequence GATCAGACCGATTTCGATATTCTGAAATCCTACGAAGCGGTAGTGGACGGGTTAGCGATGCTCATTGGGTCCCACTGCGAAATCGTATTGCACTCCCTGCAAGATCTGAAATGTTCTGCCATCCGCATTGCCAATGGTGAGCATACTGGCCGTAAAATTGGCTCGCCAATCACCGACCTTGCACTGCGTATGCTGCACGACATGACCGGCGCGGACAGCAGCGTCTCAAAATGTTATTTCACCCGCGCGAAGAGCGGTGTCCTGATGAAGTCCGTGACGATTGCTATCCGCAACCGCGACCATCGGGTGATTGGTTTGCTGTGCATCAACATGAACCTCGATGTACCGTTCTCCCAGATCATGAACACCTTCATTCCGCCAGAAACCCCGGATGTCGGCTCTTCCGTTAACTTTGCCTCCTCGGTTGAGGATCTTGTCACCCAGACGCTGGAGTTCACCATCGAAGAGGTGAATGCCGATCGCAATGTGTCTAACAATGCCAAGAACCGCCAGATCGTGCTTAACCTTTATGAAAAAGGCATTTTCGATATCAAAGATGCGATTAACCAGGTAGCCGATCGTCTCAATATTTCCAAACATACGGTGTATCTCTATATCCGTCAGTTCAAAAGCGGCGATTTCCTGGGGCATGAGAAGTAA